The Mesotoga infera genome contains the following window.
CTGGTGTCATATTCTTTGGATGAGCAGGAGATAGTAGCTTGTTTGAATCGACTTCAAAGGGAAGGCGTGAAGATCTCGGTAATGATAGACAGTTCAACTGTGTCGAGGGTCTTCGAAAAATCTCCTGAGTTCATAATTTCCAGCGATACTTCTGCGGCTCTTGTTCATTCGAAGTTTCTTGTTGTCGACAGAAGAATCGTAATCTTCGGAACTGGAAATTTCACTGAAGGTAGCCTCAGAGAGGACTCAAACAGCTTCATGATTTTCGAATCTGCCAGTCTTGCCGCGTTGTTTCTTGATTATTACAGGGCCATTGAAACTGGCGGCTCGAGAGAAATGACCAGAATCGAAGACATAGTCTTCTTTCTGTGTCCTTCAGAAGAAGCGCGTAAGCGTGTAATCAATGAGCTAATGAAGGCGAGAAAGGAAATCCGATTTGGCATGTTTGCTTTCACCGATCCCCAGGTGCTCGCCGCTCTGAAATTCTGCGCTTCCAGGGGTGTAAGAATAATAGGGGTAGTCGACAGCTGGAACGACGACTCTCCCTTGAAGGATTATCTCACTTCTGGAATGGAAGTGTCAGAATCGACTTCTATTACAGTTCATGACAAAACATTCGT
Protein-coding sequences here:
- a CDS encoding phospholipase, which translates into the protein MKKIVLACVLLLVVEVSALVFFTDDGRAVERIVEVLESAEEEVVLVSYSLDEQEIVACLNRLQREGVKISVMIDSSTVSRVFEKSPEFIISSDTSAALVHSKFLVVDRRIVIFGTGNFTEGSLREDSNSFMIFESASLAALFLDYYRAIETGGSREMTRIEDIVFFLCPSEEARKRVINELMKARKEIRFGMFAFTDPQVLAALKFCASRGVRIIGVVDSWNDDSPLKDYLTSGMEVSESTSITVHDKTFVVDGRVVITGSANASLSGWGKNREIVAIIESRDLAQEFVNHFEYIRGVSK